A portion of the Halobacillus ihumii genome contains these proteins:
- a CDS encoding GNAT family N-acetyltransferase has translation MIIRPLSGSDANAYRTLRLEALQTNPDAFITTYEQEKNKPNAIETTAQRLNSDKAHTFGVFIEEKLVGNVTLQKESHQKFAHKASILAMYVHPECRGQGAGEKLLEKAIQFSKGIGIEVLQLSVVKDNLPAKMLYEKVGFHEYGVEHKAIKIKDRYLDEIQMEYFLED, from the coding sequence ATGATTATTCGACCACTTTCAGGAAGTGACGCCAATGCATATCGAACTTTAAGGTTAGAAGCCCTTCAAACGAATCCCGATGCGTTTATCACCACTTACGAACAAGAGAAGAACAAGCCAAATGCGATTGAGACGACTGCTCAACGGCTTAACTCGGACAAAGCCCATACTTTTGGTGTGTTTATCGAGGAGAAGCTTGTCGGGAATGTCACGCTGCAAAAGGAATCTCATCAAAAGTTTGCTCATAAGGCGTCTATTCTTGCTATGTATGTCCATCCCGAATGCAGAGGGCAGGGAGCAGGAGAAAAGCTGCTTGAGAAAGCTATCCAATTCTCCAAAGGGATTGGAATTGAAGTACTTCAGCTTAGTGTTGTCAAAGACAATTTGCCCGCAAAAATGCTCTACGAAAAGGTCGGTTTCCATGAATATGGGGTAGAACATAAAGCCATTAAAATCAAGGACCGCTATTTAGATGAAATTCAAATGGAGTATTTTCTTGAAGATTGA
- a CDS encoding ABC transporter ATP-binding protein, translating to MIEIERVTKQFPGHRAVNNLSLTVPDGKIFGFLGPNGAGKSTTIKMMTGILPVETGRINVNGFDVTKDPMKAKTTIGYVPDRSDIFLRLKGIEYLNFVADIYGVPTDVRRERIDYYTKQFSIYGALNDHILTYSHGMRQKIVVCGVLLHDPDVWILDEPLTGLDPKASYTLKEMMREHASKGKTVFFSTHVLEVVEQLCDEVAIIKNGQLDFIGNMVDMKQQFKEDDNLEKVFLELTQNG from the coding sequence ATGATTGAGATCGAACGAGTAACGAAACAATTCCCAGGCCACAGAGCTGTAAACAACCTATCACTTACAGTTCCAGACGGGAAGATCTTCGGATTTCTTGGACCAAATGGAGCTGGAAAATCCACCACCATTAAAATGATGACAGGCATTCTCCCAGTGGAGACCGGACGAATTAACGTTAACGGTTTTGACGTAACCAAAGACCCTATGAAAGCCAAAACAACGATCGGCTATGTCCCCGACCGTTCGGATATCTTTTTACGTTTAAAAGGAATCGAATACTTAAACTTTGTGGCGGATATTTACGGAGTCCCGACTGATGTCAGACGTGAAAGAATCGACTACTATACGAAACAGTTCAGTATCTACGGGGCGTTAAACGATCATATCCTCACCTATTCCCATGGCATGAGACAGAAAATTGTTGTCTGCGGCGTTTTACTTCACGATCCCGATGTTTGGATTCTCGATGAACCGCTCACTGGACTTGATCCGAAAGCTTCCTATACGTTAAAGGAAATGATGCGTGAACATGCCAGCAAAGGAAAGACCGTGTTTTTCTCAACTCATGTACTTGAAGTCGTTGAGCAGTTGTGTGATGAAGTGGCTATTATTAAGAATGGGCAGCTTGATTTCATCGGAAATATGGTTGACATGAAGCAACAGTTCAAAGAGGATGACAACTTAGAAAAAGTGTTCTTGGAGCTGACGCAAAATGGCTAA
- a CDS encoding DMT family transporter translates to MSDRNKGIILLLISAFGFSMMAALVKLSGDVPTVQKTFMRNIVSAVIAFILVVYNKERIFGKKENQGLLLSRSALGTIGMVLFFYAIDHMVLSDAEMLNKLSPFILIIFSAIFLKEKARTYQIAAILVAFVGTLFVIKPQFSVEVIPYIIGILSAVFAAGAYTLLRVLGSKEQFYTIVFYFAFFTTVSLLPFTIAFYEPMSTKQWIYLLGAGAFATIGQFGLTIAYKFAPAREISIFFYSTVVYTAVISIFLFNQVPDWMSFLGYIIIFGASFYMFIKNNKETKPAAS, encoded by the coding sequence ATGAGCGACCGTAACAAAGGAATTATTTTACTATTAATATCAGCGTTTGGTTTCTCCATGATGGCAGCACTCGTCAAGCTGTCTGGAGACGTGCCTACTGTACAGAAAACGTTTATGCGAAACATCGTTTCTGCGGTCATTGCATTTATCTTAGTCGTCTATAATAAGGAGAGGATCTTTGGTAAAAAGGAGAATCAAGGTCTGCTGCTTTCCCGATCAGCACTAGGTACCATTGGAATGGTCTTATTTTTTTATGCCATAGATCATATGGTATTGTCAGACGCTGAAATGCTTAACAAACTAAGTCCGTTTATTTTGATTATTTTTTCAGCGATTTTCCTTAAAGAAAAAGCACGTACGTATCAAATCGCCGCGATCCTGGTCGCATTTGTCGGTACATTATTTGTAATTAAACCACAATTCTCTGTGGAGGTCATCCCTTATATTATTGGAATATTATCGGCGGTATTTGCTGCTGGAGCGTATACGCTGCTCCGTGTACTTGGGAGCAAGGAACAATTTTATACAATTGTCTTCTACTTTGCCTTCTTCACGACGGTCTCCTTGCTGCCTTTTACCATTGCGTTTTATGAGCCGATGTCAACGAAGCAATGGATTTACCTGTTAGGTGCAGGAGCATTTGCTACGATCGGCCAGTTTGGCTTAACAATCGCCTATAAGTTTGCACCAGCACGAGAAATTTCAATCTTTTTCTACTCGACGGTCGTTTACACTGCCGTGATTAGTATCTTTTTATTTAATCAGGTGCCTGACTGGATGAGCTTTCTCGGCTACATTATTATTTTCGGAGCCTCCTTTTATATGTTTATAAAAAATAATAAAGAGACGAAGCCTGCCGCTTCCTAA
- a CDS encoding putative ABC transporter permease subunit, with protein MAKTWKLIRIMVKMQLSLVGKSTNEKLGYVFLGIFAIPAALFILYIVNGLISSMYGVLAPSGNESVILGLLFVITSILFVFISVGTILSSFYFAEDVESFVALPFQPYQIILGKSAVPFLTLYLTNLVVLAPSLVIYGLHSHAGVVYYLFGFILWLLTPVIPFVVTAVLIMFVMRFLNLSKNKDRIKVFAGLLTFVFVIGINIVIRLNSSETNPGSNLAQLLAEQNGLLQMTTKFYPPAYFSSISLTEPMSIAGAGYFLLTCALSIVALIFMMTTGQKLYFKGVLGLSGGTKKAISPAKMSKKIQKKNVLYSSWVREMKIMLRTPTFFTQIIVQSLLLPVLFVIILIMDTSGSIQGISTVVNSWQGKTIILTMVGFTVFILGINPAAISSVSRDGKSWFNHLYMPIRAESVMLSKILASFFINFLSLVILLIMAFLFNIPAMITLIWIILSLLINWLTSIIGTILDLYTPNLHWTDEREVFKGRFIGLLALAVEVVIFAPLILILWNADGIEGIWMTTVILFGTLTLLILISNRILKTMIEKHFYSLFSS; from the coding sequence ATGGCTAAAACGTGGAAACTGATCCGAATTATGGTCAAAATGCAGCTTTCTCTAGTGGGCAAAAGCACTAATGAAAAACTGGGATATGTATTTCTAGGGATTTTCGCGATTCCTGCTGCATTATTTATCTTATACATAGTAAACGGCCTCATCAGTTCAATGTATGGTGTATTAGCCCCCAGCGGAAACGAAAGTGTCATTCTTGGCCTGCTGTTTGTGATCACATCGATTCTCTTCGTATTTATTAGCGTTGGGACGATCTTAAGCTCATTTTATTTTGCTGAAGACGTAGAATCATTTGTGGCACTGCCCTTTCAGCCCTATCAAATTATACTGGGCAAGTCAGCGGTTCCCTTTTTAACGTTATATCTGACTAACTTGGTTGTATTAGCCCCTTCGCTGGTTATATACGGATTGCACAGCCATGCAGGGGTAGTGTATTACCTGTTCGGTTTCATCCTCTGGCTGCTTACACCAGTTATTCCGTTTGTGGTAACAGCGGTCCTTATTATGTTTGTCATGCGTTTTCTTAACCTGTCTAAAAATAAAGACCGAATAAAAGTGTTCGCCGGTTTGTTAACATTTGTTTTTGTGATAGGAATTAACATCGTCATCCGCCTCAATTCTTCTGAGACAAATCCAGGCTCCAACTTGGCCCAACTGTTAGCCGAACAAAATGGTTTACTGCAGATGACGACAAAATTTTATCCACCTGCCTATTTCAGCTCCATCAGTTTAACCGAACCGATGAGTATCGCAGGGGCAGGATATTTTTTATTAACTTGTGCTCTCTCTATTGTCGCCCTCATCTTCATGATGACAACAGGGCAAAAGTTGTACTTCAAAGGAGTTCTGGGCCTTTCCGGCGGAACTAAGAAAGCGATCAGTCCGGCAAAGATGTCCAAGAAAATCCAGAAGAAAAACGTGCTTTATTCTAGCTGGGTACGAGAAATGAAAATCATGCTTCGTACCCCCACCTTTTTCACACAGATTATCGTGCAGTCGCTGCTGCTGCCGGTATTATTCGTTATCATTCTTATCATGGATACAAGCGGCTCCATTCAAGGCATCAGTACAGTGGTTAATTCGTGGCAAGGAAAAACCATTATATTAACCATGGTTGGCTTTACAGTGTTCATTCTGGGCATTAATCCTGCTGCCATCTCCTCTGTTTCACGAGATGGGAAGAGCTGGTTTAACCACTTATACATGCCGATTCGCGCAGAGTCAGTCATGCTGAGCAAAATTCTAGCGTCCTTTTTCATCAACTTTCTCAGCCTCGTCATCCTGCTGATCATGGCTTTCCTTTTTAACATCCCCGCCATGATCACCTTGATTTGGATCATACTTTCGCTTTTGATCAATTGGCTTACGAGCATCATAGGAACAATTCTCGACCTATATACACCAAATCTACATTGGACAGACGAACGGGAGGTTTTCAAAGGGCGTTTCATCGGTCTTCTAGCCCTTGCTGTCGAAGTCGTTATTTTCGCCCCGCTGATTTTGATCCTGTGGAATGCAGACGGAATTGAAGGGATATGGATGACGACAGTTATATTGTTTGGCACCTTAACTCTTCTTATCTTAATCAGCAATCGAATATTGAAGACAATGATTGAGAAACATTTCTATTCGTTATTCTCTTCATAA
- a CDS encoding P-II family nitrogen regulator gives MFGRGTVKSRILDMLGLSSVKKEIILMGSSETTANHALEKLSEKFKFNKPNHGIAFTISINQIFGARSFKNDRSKESRGADKMYHAITVIIEKGNAEEVIDAATEAGSKGGTIINARGSGIHETSKVFSMEIEPEKELVLILSERDSTDAIVSSIRKKLKIDDPGNGIIFIQDINNTYGLYQ, from the coding sequence TTGTTTGGAAGAGGTACAGTAAAAAGCCGTATCCTTGACATGTTGGGATTGAGCAGTGTAAAAAAAGAAATCATCTTAATGGGATCCAGTGAAACAACTGCGAATCATGCGCTTGAAAAGTTAAGTGAGAAATTTAAATTCAACAAGCCAAACCACGGCATAGCTTTTACTATCTCAATCAATCAAATTTTCGGTGCAAGAAGTTTTAAGAATGATCGTTCGAAGGAAAGTAGAGGTGCAGACAAAATGTATCACGCTATTACAGTAATTATCGAAAAAGGAAATGCAGAAGAGGTAATCGACGCAGCAACAGAAGCCGGCTCAAAAGGCGGCACAATCATTAATGCCAGAGGCTCTGGAATTCATGAAACGAGCAAAGTTTTTTCGATGGAAATTGAGCCTGAAAAGGAATTAGTACTGATTCTTTCTGAGCGGGACAGCACCGATGCGATTGTTTCCTCCATTAGAAAAAAGCTCAAGATAGATGACCCGGGTAACGGAATTATTTTCATTCAGGATATCAACAATACTTATGGCTTGTATCAGTGA
- a CDS encoding ComEC/Rec2 family competence protein, with product MKLNCQGKFLLALFLVLGFFFPMQEAYAASNLQVHFIDVGQGDASLIELPNGENLLIDAGDNYEGDTVVNYIQQEGVSHLEYVVGTHPHADHIGGLDDVIYSISVEKVYMPDKTYTSQTYEDVLNAMDDRGVSLYEAQAGVALVNQRVDGKNLKVYMVAPVYEDDYSDTNNWSTVIKVEYGSTSFLFTGDAEETAEIDMINTGQNLNADILKVGHHGSDSSSSKAFLDAVDPSVAVISVGVGNSYGHPESTVINRLKNHVDSIYRTDVNGTVVFTTSGSGWLVNKQPW from the coding sequence ATGAAACTGAATTGTCAAGGAAAATTTTTATTGGCCTTATTTTTAGTTTTGGGATTCTTTTTTCCAATGCAAGAGGCTTACGCTGCTTCTAATCTTCAGGTGCATTTTATTGATGTCGGTCAAGGCGATGCCTCTTTAATTGAACTACCGAATGGGGAGAACTTACTTATTGATGCTGGTGACAACTATGAAGGGGACACCGTTGTCAACTATATTCAACAGGAAGGTGTTTCTCATCTAGAATATGTTGTTGGTACACATCCTCACGCCGACCATATTGGGGGGTTAGATGATGTTATTTATTCAATAAGCGTGGAGAAGGTGTACATGCCAGATAAAACTTACACATCTCAAACCTATGAAGACGTCCTTAATGCTATGGATGACAGAGGTGTTTCGCTATATGAAGCGCAAGCAGGAGTGGCTTTGGTCAATCAAAGGGTCGACGGTAAGAACTTAAAGGTATACATGGTCGCTCCAGTTTATGAAGACGATTACTCAGATACTAATAATTGGTCAACTGTCATTAAAGTAGAGTATGGGTCCACTTCTTTCCTATTTACAGGAGATGCAGAAGAAACAGCAGAAATAGATATGATTAACACGGGACAGAACTTGAATGCGGATATCTTAAAAGTTGGTCACCACGGTAGTGATTCGTCTTCATCGAAAGCATTTTTGGATGCAGTGGATCCTTCAGTAGCCGTCATTTCAGTCGGTGTAGGCAATTCATACGGCCATCCTGAGTCAACCGTTATTAATCGACTCAAAAATCATGTGGATAGCATTTATCGTACAGATGTAAATGGAACAGTTGTCTTTACGACTTCTGGCAGTGGCTGGTTAGTTAACAAACAACCTTGGTGA
- a CDS encoding sugar O-acetyltransferase has product MTEKEKMLKGELYQSWDEELVLERTRARQIVYSFNQSKPTENHHREQMLESLLGRAGEEVFIEPSFHCDYGYNINVGDQFFANFNCVFLDVCPITMGDRVMLGPNVQIYTATHPMDRETRASGLEYGKPVTIGNDVWIGGSAIINPGVTIGDNVVIGSGAVVTKDIPANVFVGGNPAKIIREVE; this is encoded by the coding sequence ATGACGGAAAAGGAAAAGATGCTGAAAGGTGAACTTTATCAATCATGGGATGAAGAGCTTGTTCTCGAGCGAACACGAGCGAGACAAATTGTGTATTCCTTTAATCAATCAAAGCCAACAGAGAATCATCACAGGGAGCAAATGCTTGAGAGCTTGCTTGGACGTGCAGGGGAAGAAGTCTTTATCGAGCCATCATTCCATTGCGATTATGGCTATAATATTAACGTTGGAGATCAATTTTTCGCCAATTTCAACTGTGTTTTTCTGGATGTTTGTCCGATTACAATGGGTGACCGCGTGATGCTTGGACCGAACGTACAAATATACACGGCGACACATCCTATGGACCGGGAAACGCGGGCCAGCGGTCTTGAGTATGGCAAGCCTGTTACGATTGGCAATGATGTATGGATTGGCGGCAGTGCCATCATTAACCCAGGTGTAACGATTGGTGATAATGTAGTCATTGGTTCAGGAGCGGTCGTGACAAAAGATATCCCAGCAAATGTATTTGTCGGCGGCAACCCAGCTAAAATTATTCGCGAAGTAGAGTAA
- a CDS encoding cold-shock protein: protein MVEGTVKWFNAEKGFGFIEVEGQDDVFVHFSAIQEEGFKSLEEGQVVNFEIQEGQRGPQAANVQKA from the coding sequence ATGGTTGAAGGTACAGTTAAATGGTTTAATGCAGAAAAAGGTTTCGGTTTCATCGAGGTAGAAGGTCAAGACGACGTATTCGTTCACTTCTCTGCTATTCAAGAAGAAGGTTTCAAGTCTCTTGAAGAAGGTCAAGTTGTAAACTTCGAAATCCAAGAAGGTCAACGCGGACCACAAGCTGCTAACGTTCAAAAAGCGTAA
- the map gene encoding type I methionyl aminopeptidase translates to MIKRKSKREIELMHEAGKLLANVHKELRQFIKPGVTTMEVENLVERYLAKHGATGEQKGYQGYEFTTCASINDEVCHGFPREEKLQEGDIVTVDMVVNLNGALADSAWTHPVGKISEEAERLLEVTKTSLYKSIEQAQVGNRIGDLGHAIQSYAEGEGYSVVRDFTGHGIGETIHEDPYIPHFGQAGKGARLKEGMVITIEPMINIGGYQSKMDQNNWTARTVDGSLSAQYEHTIAITKDGPLILTDQDQ, encoded by the coding sequence ATGATTAAACGAAAAAGTAAGCGTGAAATAGAGTTAATGCATGAAGCAGGTAAGCTGCTTGCTAACGTGCACAAAGAGCTTCGTCAGTTTATTAAACCAGGCGTTACTACGATGGAAGTTGAGAACCTTGTAGAACGTTATTTAGCAAAACATGGAGCAACTGGAGAGCAGAAGGGATATCAGGGATATGAGTTTACAACCTGTGCCTCCATCAATGACGAGGTCTGTCACGGTTTTCCGAGGGAAGAAAAGCTTCAAGAAGGAGATATTGTAACCGTCGATATGGTGGTCAATTTAAATGGAGCACTAGCGGATTCGGCCTGGACCCATCCGGTTGGTAAAATTAGTGAAGAGGCAGAACGGCTGCTGGAGGTTACGAAAACATCTCTTTATAAATCGATTGAGCAGGCACAGGTCGGTAATCGGATCGGAGATTTAGGCCATGCTATTCAGTCTTATGCAGAAGGGGAAGGTTATTCAGTTGTCCGCGATTTTACGGGTCACGGCATAGGAGAGACGATTCATGAAGATCCATATATTCCACACTTCGGCCAGGCAGGCAAAGGAGCGCGACTTAAGGAAGGAATGGTCATTACGATCGAGCCGATGATTAACATTGGCGGCTACCAAAGCAAGATGGATCAAAATAATTGGACAGCACGCACGGTTGATGGCTCCCTTTCGGCTCAATATGAACATACCATTGCGATTACGAAAGACGGACCGCTGATTTTAACCGATCAGGATCAATAA
- a CDS encoding SulP family inorganic anion transporter, whose product MNTATIKQQWFGNVKNDVLSGMVVAMALIPEAIAFSIIAGVDPMVGLYASFCIAVVIAFMGGRPGMISAATGAMALLMVTLVKDHGLEYLLAATILTGIIQFLLGVLRIGQFMKFIPRSVMIGFVNALAILIFTAQLPHFEGANLVMYAMVAGSLAIIYILPRFTKAVPAPLIAIILMTIITVAGGLSLKTVGDMGELSSTLPIFLIPDIPLTFETLQIIFPISLALAFVGLLESLLTSQIVDDFTDTVSDKNKEARGQGIANITSGFFGGMAGCAMIGQSVINVSSGGRGRLSTLVAGVFLMLLIISFNDLLVQIPMAVLVGVMFMVSIGTFDWSSLTKFHKNPISDSVVMVVTVIAVVLTHNLSIGVLAGVILSAIFFVAKISKVHVEESLQAETMTYFVSGQVFFASIESLMTQIDPQADAKEIHIDFTKAHVWDDSAVAAIDKLVTKFEENDKSVQIIGLNEASSDLVNRLAAYQNKAKAS is encoded by the coding sequence TTGAACACTGCTACAATTAAACAACAATGGTTTGGAAACGTAAAAAACGATGTGCTCTCAGGCATGGTTGTCGCTATGGCGCTTATCCCTGAGGCAATCGCTTTCTCTATCATAGCTGGAGTCGACCCCATGGTAGGTTTGTACGCTTCCTTCTGTATCGCTGTCGTTATTGCTTTTATGGGCGGCCGTCCTGGGATGATTTCTGCCGCTACTGGGGCCATGGCTTTGCTTATGGTCACATTGGTCAAAGATCATGGACTGGAGTATCTTCTGGCCGCAACGATTTTAACAGGGATCATTCAATTTCTCTTAGGAGTATTGCGAATCGGTCAGTTTATGAAGTTTATCCCGAGGTCCGTTATGATTGGTTTTGTGAATGCCCTTGCGATTTTAATCTTCACAGCTCAGCTCCCGCATTTTGAAGGGGCTAATTTGGTAATGTATGCAATGGTAGCTGGTTCTCTGGCGATTATTTATATTCTCCCGAGATTTACAAAAGCTGTACCTGCCCCACTTATTGCGATTATCTTAATGACGATCATCACAGTTGCTGGAGGGTTATCTCTGAAAACAGTAGGAGACATGGGTGAGCTTTCGAGTACGCTGCCGATCTTTCTGATTCCAGATATTCCCTTAACATTTGAAACGCTGCAAATTATTTTTCCGATCTCTCTGGCTTTAGCATTCGTAGGTTTACTCGAGTCTTTACTCACATCGCAAATTGTTGATGACTTTACAGACACTGTGAGTGACAAGAACAAAGAGGCTCGCGGCCAGGGAATTGCTAATATTACCTCAGGGTTTTTCGGAGGCATGGCGGGCTGTGCCATGATTGGACAATCCGTTATTAACGTGTCCTCAGGCGGACGCGGGCGTTTATCAACGTTAGTTGCAGGAGTGTTCCTGATGCTCTTGATAATTTCGTTTAATGACTTGCTTGTCCAGATTCCAATGGCCGTTCTAGTCGGCGTTATGTTTATGGTATCGATCGGCACATTTGATTGGAGTTCTTTAACGAAATTTCATAAAAACCCAATCTCCGACTCTGTGGTTATGGTCGTGACCGTTATCGCGGTTGTATTGACCCACAATTTATCCATCGGTGTCTTAGCTGGTGTTATCTTAAGTGCCATCTTCTTCGTGGCCAAGATTTCCAAAGTGCATGTGGAGGAGAGTCTACAGGCTGAAACCATGACTTATTTCGTCAGCGGACAAGTTTTCTTCGCTTCTATTGAAAGTTTAATGACTCAAATCGACCCTCAAGCAGACGCGAAAGAAATCCACATTGATTTTACCAAAGCCCATGTGTGGGATGATTCTGCTGTCGCAGCCATAGATAAGCTGGTTACTAAGTTTGAAGAAAATGATAAATCTGTCCAAATCATCGGTCTCAACGAAGCTAGTTCGGACCTCGTCAATCGACTGGCTGCTTATCAAAATAAGGCAAAAGCCTCTTAG
- a CDS encoding cold-shock protein — protein sequence MVEGTVKWFNAEKGFGFIEVEGQDDVFVHFSAIQEEGFKSLEEGQVVNFEIQEGQRGPQAANVQKQ from the coding sequence ATGGTTGAAGGTACAGTAAAATGGTTTAACGCAGAAAAAGGTTTCGGTTTCATCGAAGTAGAAGGTCAAGACGATGTATTCGTTCACTTCTCCGCTATTCAAGAAGAAGGTTTCAAGTCTCTTGAAGAAGGTCAAGTTGTAAACTTCGAAATCCAAGAAGGTCAGCGTGGACCACAAGCTGCTAACGTGCAAAAGCAGTAA
- a CDS encoding calcium/sodium antiporter, with protein MAYVLLIVGFALLIKGADLFVDGSSNIARLLRVPPILIGLTIVAFGTSSPEATVSIIAALEGSADVSLGNVIGSNIFNITLVVGAAAFLFPLKVENETIKKEIPFTLLASVALLILMSDIALQGLDSNMLTRSEGFIFLLFLSIFMYYVIEIGLKSRRETGDEPASEDITWGKNILITILGLAAIIFGGNLVVNNGTEIAYSLGMSETLVGLTIIAIGTSLPELVTSISAALKKESEIALGNIVGSNIFNILFVLGASATISPLAVNDKVFIDVILMIVLTVLLLIFSRTSFKIGKREGSVLVVAYIIYLVYIILRN; from the coding sequence ATGGCTTATGTTTTATTAATTGTTGGATTTGCGTTATTGATCAAAGGGGCTGACCTTTTTGTTGATGGGTCTTCCAATATTGCAAGACTTCTCAGGGTTCCGCCCATTTTGATCGGGTTAACGATTGTGGCATTTGGAACAAGTTCGCCTGAGGCGACTGTCAGTATTATTGCAGCATTAGAAGGAAGTGCGGATGTCTCACTGGGTAACGTAATTGGAAGTAATATTTTTAACATTACCCTTGTTGTAGGGGCTGCTGCTTTTTTATTTCCGTTGAAAGTCGAAAATGAAACCATCAAAAAAGAAATCCCATTTACATTACTTGCAAGTGTTGCTCTGCTCATTCTTATGAGTGATATTGCATTGCAGGGCCTTGACAGCAATATGCTTACACGCAGTGAAGGATTCATCTTTTTATTGTTTTTATCCATTTTTATGTATTATGTCATTGAGATTGGCCTAAAAAGCCGGAGAGAAACAGGGGATGAACCGGCCTCTGAAGACATTACCTGGGGTAAAAATATTTTGATTACTATTTTAGGTCTGGCGGCAATTATATTTGGGGGGAATCTGGTAGTAAATAATGGTACGGAAATTGCTTATTCCCTTGGTATGAGTGAAACATTGGTAGGGTTGACGATTATTGCGATAGGAACATCACTTCCTGAACTGGTGACATCTATTTCTGCAGCTCTGAAAAAAGAAAGCGAAATCGCGCTGGGGAATATTGTGGGGAGTAATATTTTCAATATTTTATTTGTACTCGGTGCATCTGCTACAATTTCACCATTAGCAGTGAATGATAAGGTGTTTATTGATGTTATTCTTATGATTGTACTGACTGTTTTATTATTGATTTTCTCAAGGACCAGTTTCAAGATTGGAAAGAGAGAAGGATCGGTGCTTGTTGTCGCGTACATTATTTATCTGGTTTATATTATATTAAGGAATTAA
- a CDS encoding STAS domain-containing protein, protein MELTYNYSDQLKEFFEKNSQIFEQTLLYEAVNVKDKIDEILRVGNIDLVHNAHILVVYVINGEDESLKKFAEQEGIAWATHSIALSFKLEWVHAIRRTLWGFIEKYYKWNENKELADFFQLETDINNRVDEFLNTFFISYSTYKDSLINAQRELVETLSVPIIPIDPSICILPLVGSMDSSRVAILKDKVLTKVSDLGIETLILDLSGIATMDNEIIIELMKCIDGIAMMGCKTVITGLRKEIVKEMTNTCIKFNYHTETLGTLQKALSEHFPIQHH, encoded by the coding sequence ATGGAACTGACTTATAACTATTCAGATCAACTCAAAGAATTTTTCGAGAAAAATAGTCAAATCTTTGAACAAACCCTTTTATACGAAGCGGTGAATGTCAAAGATAAGATTGATGAAATCCTGAGAGTGGGTAACATCGACCTTGTTCACAATGCCCATATCTTAGTTGTTTATGTCATTAATGGTGAAGATGAATCATTGAAGAAGTTCGCCGAACAAGAGGGGATTGCCTGGGCTACCCACTCCATCGCTTTGTCATTCAAATTAGAATGGGTCCATGCTATACGTAGAACGTTGTGGGGATTTATTGAAAAATACTATAAATGGAACGAAAATAAGGAATTGGCCGATTTTTTTCAGCTGGAAACAGATATCAATAATCGGGTGGATGAATTTTTGAATACTTTCTTCATTAGTTATTCCACATATAAGGACTCATTGATCAATGCTCAACGAGAGTTGGTCGAAACTCTTTCCGTACCTATTATTCCTATCGATCCCTCCATTTGCATTCTTCCTCTAGTAGGTTCAATGGATTCCAGTCGTGTAGCAATCCTTAAAGATAAAGTTTTAACAAAGGTTTCTGATTTGGGGATAGAAACATTAATCTTGGATTTATCCGGAATCGCAACGATGGATAATGAAATTATCATTGAATTAATGAAGTGTATAGACGGCATAGCTATGATGGGTTGCAAAACGGTCATCACTGGTTTAAGGAAAGAAATAGTCAAAGAGATGACAAATACGTGTATCAAGTTCAATTACCATACCGAAACCTTAGGTACCTTGCAGAAAGCGTTAAGTGAACATTTCCCCATCCAGCATCATTAG